Genomic DNA from Salvia miltiorrhiza cultivar Shanhuang (shh) chromosome 1, IMPLAD_Smil_shh, whole genome shotgun sequence:
tttataaaatagtgGTTTCACTCAACCAGACACTACAATAAAGCAAACCGGAGCAGAGATATCAAATATTGGACCGAGTAGATTTTCTTTGCGGGACACGTGTTCGCATCTGGATGCGATGCGCAGGTGCGCATATGTCCAGGGTAGACTTTACCCTCTTTCTATCCTCTTCGACTTTGAATCGAAAGTAAGGAAAGTGTGCACGCTATTCAGTCACATAGAGCAGACCATTAAAAAATTTGATCTTTTTTGCAGGTCGTGGATGCGATTCGTAGTACCATTATCTTTCTGCTCCCGTAGCACACCCTCTCATCTCTCCAATTTTGAATTCGCGAAAATGTGTGGCTACATCTGAAATTAAAACTCTATCTTAAAGTTGATAGGAGTTGCTCCAATTTCAAGCGACCAATCTATTGTTTCCAACACAACGATAGGGGCctaccttaattttttttttctaactaTGTTAAGCACCGTTAAAATGCCCGGGGGAGGGGGACTAGTTCGATTTTGCCGCGTTGAGCTAGTACTAAACAACgtttaccctgactataggatTCTCTACGCGATAGGGacacaaaatatttattaattttaatttttatagaaagtaataattaaaatttcaagttTGAGATAGAGTAGATAACATTTttgaattatataaattttaaaatttttaaaagtttagcaaaaaaatttaagtttgtgctatgtataatttttaatatacaaGGGTTAAGGTTAGGTTTTCATATATACAGAGACACACACACATAATGAATGCATCGTAAATCTCCACGATCTAAAGacttaaaatattttctattttatactcTCTTTTTTATTGAACTTATTTGAACCACTCTATTTTACTCTCCTTTTCTATCtggatatataatattgaaGGGTAATTGacgtataaatacatgaactttactcatttttttggtatttaacatgaactttaaattctagttataaatacatgaactttactttcttttggtatttaacatgaactttaaaatatagttataaatacatgaactttaaacttattaaattttggtctcgttttttattttttttcccaaatTAAAGTTGACTTGGAATGCCTGAATTTTTACGAGAACAATTTCtcgctataaaaattaatcttcacTATTCAATTTTTGATCCAACTTTTATATTCTGAATTTGGCTTTCAGAATGATGAAATTGACTTTCTGAAATCCTCAAATCTTAAAGACGAAATTTGCTTTCTGAATTGTGAAATTTGTAGACAAATTTTTATCGTTCactttcatattttagttttgggttATTTTCCTCAAACAAAAAATGACGACGCCGTATCTCAGTGCTGAATTGTCCACATTAAGATTCAAGCATTCCAAGttagctttaatttgagaaaaatgaaaaacgtGTCAAAAATTGAATTAGTTTAAAGTTTATGCATTTATAACTATgttttaaagtttatgttaaatacaaaaaataagtaaagttcatgtatttataactaggatttaaagttcatgttaaatatcaAAAAGTGagtaaaatttatgtatttatacaccaattacccaatattgaaaaaatagaaaaatatcattataatatttttattaagatttgacataaagaatagctctatataatataaaaagatgAGTTATTTTCCCACCCAATTTTCTCTCTACTCTCAATTTTGTAGCcaaatttaatttctttttcttttttttaattccttttTAAAAAATCGTTAACTtcaatatatgaaaaaaaatatttaatatagatGTTAAAATAAAGTTTACGagaagatttttaatttgatgaaaaaattataagaaataaatttaaaataaataagttatgattGTTTAAAGTGTCAAATTAATTTCTGTTTGCCCTCATTTACCTCTAATATTGAAcaaatcacttttttttttcatttgttggtgaaaaaaataagttaatgCATTTTTTTCCTTGCAAAAAAgcttacatgatttttttaattataatcattttaaatttaactttttttaaactatagtaatttttaattcatttaaggagaaggaaattttaatatgaatttttaaaaagttagttatatatcttaaaattagaatttaaaatgtaatatagatttttttaattagatgTACAAAGTATCTATTtgtttatataaacatatttgttgttatattttattttttatattattcatattttttctagtttttttagtaatttttgggctatttaaatatgaattttaaataataatacaGTTTGAACTTTTAAGAActcaaaattattatattaattgctTTAAAATCTGTAAagttaattattagtattatacaatactcatttaatataatattatacttctactcattaagttgataatgtTATTGTAGTGGGCAAATTTCGTACAGCCCATTCAAGTAAATATTTGTGGCCCAAATATCAGGCCCAATCCAAAAatcgaattaattaatttggcCCGTACTCTAGGTCATCAAGACCCATCGACCCAAACCCTAGATGGGGCAACGACTTTGAGAGAAAGAAATGAATGAGGTCAGGGATACGATCCCTCGAATATCGGAACGACTAGAGTTTAAGAAAACGGGGcagcaaaaccctagccgtcaagCCATCATGGTATAAATAATAACCAACTAGGTCATTCGACCCGGACAATCATTCACACTCCAACACGTTCTCTCGCTCTTCTCTCCCCTCTTGCACTAttctgcctccacgctctcaGCCTTAGGTTTTCCGGTGATCAGATCAACCGGGACGACCCAACGGCCCTCGCTCATTGCTCAATCGCCTTCAACTCCGTCGACCAGATCGACCCGATTAACTCtttcatttactttcaattgctttcaatactatttttattactattgtttactgacttgagcgtcggaggctcttccatcgacacccccaccggtgctccgagaagggctctaacgttgttcgtgtttcaggttgctagtgcccatcgtaCCGGACGACCCCGACGTCcttatccgtaattgttggaccCATCCCCAACAATTATTACTgtacactattttaaattaaatactaatatataaattaacattatttttttgttattaattaatttaactcataAATGTGTAGGAAGTAGATATTGGTAAAAATTGTCTAAGTATTAaatataaagagagagagaatatgttgtcaaaaaatgaatgagacatttTTAATGAGACATTTCATTATAGAAATTGGATtttttgtaatgggacggatgaagtaatactttaacataatttaaaattttaaaataaataaataaatatttcatggCCGTGCATTGCACGGAGGACGTACTCATTTTACTAAAATTTTGTTAATGTATTCCCAATGGATAATCACACCCGCacaataaagagaaaaaaagtgAAGGGTACTAGTGTTTATATATTCATGAACTTTTACATATATTTTCTATTTCACGTGTGAATAATATTTTGGGTGAGCATAAATCACAACTCAATTGTAAACCCATAATTCGAGGTCTTGATTGTAATCTTAACAATTATTTGATCTCTAAATTTCGAAAGATAATgtttgaaataataatttaaaattttatctaaCTTATTATATGATGAAACAATAATGTTTCATTATTAATCCAATTTTATCGTTTAGCAAGACTTCTTCCGTTCAAGCCAAAAAcatgtaaaactaaaaaaaaagaataatgtaTAAAGACGTTTATAGTTAATgtgcaaataaaaaattatgtaaaaattggCATATTCAGACATTATTATACTCCAAGTGAAGGTAAAGCAATTAACAATCCTACGTTAGGCTTTCCATTCAAATAACTCAAAACCCATCGTATGATTACATAGATTGCAAGGCCTCTTACGCAAATGATACAATTTACAACAAAGAAAACATgaaacaaaatagaaaaaacaCTAGAGAAAAAAAGCCCCAAATTGAAGACTAATGGAATCACAGTTTCACTTAGACTTGAACGGAATTGCCCTTATCACCACCTGATGGTACAGAGCTGCCAGCGCCGCTCCGATGAATGGTCCCACCCAGAAAATCCACTGCACACACAACATTAATTTCACATCCAATTAATTACtactaatatatttattcacattcatcctaaaatttcttaatttaatattgttaatttatcaaaaataaaaaaaaatctacacTCTCTATATAATGTAATGCTAATGAAGCTTACGTGGTCGTCCCAGGCGTGGCTCTTGTTGTAGATGATGGCGGCGCCGAGACTCCGGGCGGGGTTGATACCGGTTCCGGTGATCGGGATCGTCGCCAAGTGCACCAAAAACACCGCGAACCCGATAGGCAACGGAGCCAATATCTACAAAAATTCATCAATCAATTTGTTTGCCTAACAAATTCCAAACtcatgaattttattttctaattataaTATACTCACGGGGACGTGGGAGTCTCTGGCGCTGCGCTTGGCGTCGGTGGCGGAGAAGACGGTGTAGACGAGCACGAAAGTGCCGATGATCTCGGCGCCGAGGCCGCTGCCCTTGGTGTAGCCGTGCGCCACCGTGTTGGCGCCGCCGCCCTTGCTCATGTAGAGGGTCTTCCCGAAGCCCTTGACGACGCCGGCGCCGCAGATGGCGCCGAGGCACTGCATGACCATGTAGAAGACGGCGCGGTTGAGCGACAGCTTCCTGGCGAGGAAGAGGCCGAAGGTGACGGCGGGATTGATGTGGCCGCCGGAGATTCCGGCGGTGCAGTAGACGAGGGCGAAGATCATGCCGCCGAAGGCCCAGGCGATGCCCTGGATGCCGACGGTGGCGCACTTGGAGTCGGATTTGCTGACGCCCATGACGGTGAGGACGGTGATGTAGAGGAAGAGGAAGGTGGCGATGAATTCGGCGATCCCAGCTCGGTAGAACGACCACGACGCCAGCTCGGAGGCGTCGAAGAGCGGGGCGGGCGGCGGCTCCTTGTAGTCCTTGTCCTGGCTCTGCGCCGCCGTGCCGATGGGCTGGTGCTCTGGGAACTTGTTGGCTCCGACCCTCACGTCCTCCTCTTTGTTCTCCATCTCTGCAACTCAAACAAGAGTGAAGGTAGCTGGCTAGCTGAGAAAGCAGTGTAATTTGATTGTGTGAGTGATGGGGTAATGTTGGTCAAGTGGTGGGCATAATTTATAGAGAGATAATGTGGTAAGAGGAGGTTGCGCAGATGGCATTTTAGATCATTTATCTGGTAATTTTGGTGCTCTATTTCGTATGAGCATTTCATTgtaaattttattgattttatcttcaattttaatacattattccctccgtctctGAAAAACATATGAAGCTGTGGGTGACAGTAAAATATTAGATGAGTGTATTGTGATTGAAAATATAGTGCAATAAGTTAATTAGTAAAAAATAATGATGGATCATGACGTTTTTTATGTGAATAAGTATAAAAAGTAAGGATACAAAGAGATTGTGGTTGAATAttattcaaaaatgaaaaatgcatGATTTTGAGAAACAACCCAAAATAACAATGTTTTTgagagatggagggagtattatttagtttaatttattttttatactttttagtTAAAAATGATTGTTTGAGTTTATCAAAATTAGAGAAtctaatttataataataaatattaatagcGACTTACATTATAAACACTATCCGCAAAAAATAATCTTTTTTAGTCATCTCGAGATGTAcacaaaaattaatcttttttatttttgaaaactatCTATCATATAATGAATCAtattcttcactcacaatacaattaattattattataaacactatttttttaagtaaaattttttttttactcacaatacaattaattatttttattaaaatatgtgctatataattattttttataaacaaaaaaggttatattttatacaaataaatCATCTTTAATGAAAgtgttcaaaataaaaaaacggGCTATGATGATTGAGTCAGAGGCAGAGATTATATAATTAGGACTATTGATAAGTCATTTTCCAGTATACAGCCGACTTTTGAATAATATTGATGTTTGTGGATTGGAGAAAACGACGCTGGGATTTTGTCGGCGAGAAATTTGGGCAGGCTGGCGAATTCAGGTCCTCAAATTTATGCATGATAGGTAATGTTTATTTTGATTTGATAGATGGCGCCCACCACACTCTACGTTAAATTTGACAAATGCAAAGTGAGACTATTCTCTAGTACATGAACATGCATCAACTCAATTACTTCATACCTctcatgaatcttgacacgtttaattttagcacgagaattaaagaattataaattaatatttaaatatgtagttaataaagtataatagtaataaaataggagagagaatgtaataaaagtgataaagtaggagagaaaaagtaatactccatccgtcccattaaagttggcaacatttctattttgggtgtcccactaaagttggccactttctaaaaatgacaaaagtttactttaattaagtcaacaattactcattaatttggtcaacaattgtaggccactttctaaaatgccaaaattactttaattaagtcaacaattactcactaatttgatcaacaattgtaggccacactctattaaaacatataacactcaatttcttaatctccgtgccgaaactaatgttgccaactttagcgggacggagggagtaaaagtgataaaatagaagAGATAAGTTACCTTATttaaaaatgtgtcaagatttgtgggacggcccaaaaaggaaaacgtgtcaagattcgtgaggcGGAGGGAATATTTATCATCCATGTATCTCTGtgcatgtaattttttttaatcccttgttccattaaaaatataatctcattacttttggacacgaagatttaaaaatgtctaaaaagtagataaaatgaATTACTattagaaattatttaaatattaagtatagaaagataatatattgctaaaaaataaatgagacatttgtaatggacggatggatttttttttggagggaATGTACATGTAATTATTGATGACTGTAGTAAAGGATTTAACATAAACTgtatcaaatactccctccgtcccatgaagcatgacacacttctttttggcacggcaattaagaaattggtattttgtgtgttaagtgtggtaggtgaaaaagtaaaaatgtgaataaagggtaaattttttgtcatttttagaaacgtgtcatgcttcgtggaatagaccaaaaagaaaactgtgtcatgcttcgtgggacggagggagtaataagaGGATATCATTTTGATTCTTGAAATTTTCAAGTTGAAAATAAAACTACTAGCTGACCAGATCGCTTACACTACATATACAGTAATACTAGTTGTTTTTCAAATTTACCTTCTAAGATCGCTTAAACTAAATATACAATAAATACTATTGTTCTTTTTCAATTAAGATCGCTTAAACTAAATATACAGTAATACTAGTTGTTCTTTTTCAAATTTATCTTCTACGGAACATATATAATAAACTgttgataattaaaaaaatacaaaaggcAAAAAAGATTCTCAAATCAAAGAAACAGCGAATCAATCTTAGCTGGGCAATAAACTTCGATATACGAGTACCTATTAGTGTGGGTTCTCTTAATAAAAGGGAaaaagtataaatttttagcatttttgcattatttttgtaagtagtgaaaaagtataaatttttagcatttttgcattatttttgTAAGTAGTTTTGCAAGGTGGCTGGTTTTCTTCACAcagaatgaaaaaataaaataaaaaaatggtgTGTTAAAAGTTTTATacctttttttttattcctGTTTTTTCTCATAAAAAAATGCGATAAAAAGAAATGCATATACTTCCAAGATTTTTATCAATTCAGTCACATTTGTACATTGGATTAAATTCGCTGCCTCATGTTTAAAAGGAACACTCGAGCGATGTAgaatggagtaatatttttctttttacatGTCGGAAACAATTTTTTTAGGATACAATCTTAATACACACAAATTCATGTCAAATTGGGCACACGTCAGAATCCAAACTCATATTTTATAACATAGTTGAATtctattgaaaattttattttctgtgagaaataaaaataatatgttgaaaatttcgatcctccaggattcgaacttCAGACCAACATGCTTGTTCATAGAAATGATTGATTTATTCATAATAATCATTGATCTGTTCACGCCTTCTCAATTTTGcaaaaatatttactttctCAACAGATCCTTTCTctttgataatatttttataatttaaaaacaaaattgatATTGTTTAGATTTGTAAATCGTTCTAATgcattttaagtttttaactaTCTATTTTTTCATTAAACAATCTAACAATATCAAAATATagtgctccctccgtcccgtaaGAAAGTATCACATATGCgataacacgaattttaagaaaatgttgATAGATAATGTGTTAAGTGAAAATGAGTGCTTATAATTGAATTGATTATGTCATTATGTAGAAATGAATGGTCgtagttataaaaaaaaagtgatgtcatatttcaaaatataattgatatgtttttatgggaaagaataaaatgaaaaatgtgataGTTACATACACGAATAAGAGTGACACGTGTGAGAGTGTAAATGGGTTAGGTACAGAGAAATTGACATGTGATACAATTCAGTGTGTGAAATATGAAGATTGGATTGGATACGGCACACGACAAAACAGAGCGGGGCGGTAGCCCAACCCACTGTTGTTTACCACGTTTCTGTCCTTTTTTGTGTGGATTCATCATTCACGAATATCTTGCTTCTCTTTTAATCAATAGATTAATTAGTAGTATATAATTTGAGTAtcttaaaacttaattaatgtgtaaatgtatttatatttatttgaaaaaaattctTGATTCTTTCGGGCTTCAAATTTTTTCCACTCCAATGGCATCTAAAACAACAGAACTAGTACACATTAAcgaaattagatttttttttttttcttgagaaAACGAAATTAGAGAATTGGGTTCgtgaaattataatttataaaaaaccATTGTGGAAAATCTTCAAGACCATAAAAACACTAAATACGATAATGGATTATGGGTTTCAAGTTTTCAACACCATAAATTAAGCACAGTGGAAATCTTCCTGATGtgctttttttttacttgaaaaAAGGGCCGTAAAAAGGGCCGTTGGCGTTTAAACACTAAACTTCATTATTAAAACACATGAAgttattatcatttaaatatCTCTAATTAGAGAGatatccaattttttttattttatttattttttatttttttttaatgatgaGTGGAAAACCTTAGAAAGGATATTATAGTTCAGTATCagagtacatatatatatataatacaataaTGATAAATGCACATAATATGTGCACACATAATTGgacttttttgtcattttacatGTTTCCATAAATTAaggaattaattttattttaatttgattttgtacTTTACATAATTACCCATGATGATTATTAAGGAAAAGATTACTAATAATCTTtccttaataattaaattttatttccttCAACTAACATCAATAAATGTCCGtagtgaaaattaaaatatacttctttgttttaattatttttcacgTAAGAAACATATATATAGGCGAATGCAAGTGGATCGATGAATGAATTTAGTTCATTCAAAGTTTGTGCAAAAATTTTGGtgccatttttttttcgatCTCTCATAGACGTTATTATATATGAGGATAATCATATttcccataaataaataaataaataaatacacacacacacactttaaattcaaatatactATTATAGTATTATGAGGTGTTTGGAAAACACCTTCTCAATATCAATATTGaatctcttaaaaaaaatatattaaaaaataatattaagacAAAATCAAATATCACAATATTAATGGAAATAAtctacaataaaataaaatagaaaagttaataaaaataataataatttgataatcttatcaaaaataaatttgaacaacCTCCCAGTattgattttaaaatattcatttGCCGATAGTAATTTTTGTAATATAATGAATAACAAATTACTCTTATTGATAAAAGACATTATATTGTAATAAATTAGTgactttaaaatataaaataggactGAATTACTATAATGATTAGAATAATATCATACATTAACtacattatttgattatttcataatcCTATAAATTTAGAAGGAATTGTTATAATAAGTCATAATAGTATAATATGTTAACgacattatttgattatttcataaacaATAGgttaacaaaataatagtaatattaaattagtgaaattgaagTGAGaattagaaaatataaataaatggcTATAATTATGATAATAATGTCACATATTTGGCATAACAATATACTATAGAATTTAGTCATGTTTTCAAATAAATTTGAACTGATGAATATTTGCAgatgtttttaaaataataataagggatcaatttttgttgaattgattaatcatttgtttaaattaataaatattgaaatgattataattgattattttataaataaattaatgaactaTAATTGTTTTGAATAAAGTCATACATTGATACAATAACTCAATAAAAATTTACTACAtggtaataaattataataaattaatgaactcgaaataataattaaaaaataactacaattgTGTAAATAATAGCATACGTTGAGCATATCGATCAATTACTAAATGAAATTATGTTGTAGGATATTATATTATACTAGCAAATTAGTGAACCgtgaaaaaaaaggaagaaattaTTATAATGGTTAGAATAAAATCACAGGCTAGCTACATTCTTTAATTATATCATAAAACTATACGTTAAAGAACAAATCTaacaaattagtgaaattgaaataaaagttagaagacataaataaattactataaTTATTTTGGAATAATCTCATACATTGAGCATGTCGATCTCTAAATAGAAGTGATACTTTCTCATTGAACGAACTTAATGAAAAATATGATACTTTCTTATGAAATAGAGGAAATATTATATTACAATAAATGAGtgaactcaaaataaaaaaataaaaaataaaaataaattacattgaTTATTTTTACTAGGAGACAATGTCTctattataagaaaataatatcatatattgtGATTTATGTAAAAATAAAGTATAGAGTGGTCACATTACAAGAGAATATTTGCGAatgtttttaagataataaTACGTGGTTCCATGttgaattgattaattatttgtagaatttaataaatattaaaataattgtaAGTTAATAAGTCAAAAAAAATTACGcgcaattaaataaaaatatgaaatatgaaaaaatggctaaaaataattagaataataatatattttacatttttGATTCTTTCATAAAAGTACAAGTTAATGAAAACATCATAATAATtgtaaaactaaaattaaaatttaaaaatataaatgaacgACTATAATTTAATGTCATACGTTGAGCACATCAAtatcaatatttaataaaaatatactatatgacaatatatcataataaattagggaactcaaaacaaaaataatgtCATATGTTGACACATCGATCAATTACTAAATAAAGTTGTACAAGAGGACATTATATGCAATACATTAGTGAACacgaaataatatatatatatatatatatatatatgaaagaatAGCTAAAATATTTAGAATAGTATCACACGTTAACTACATTCTTTGATTAGTATTTCATAAAAATACAGGTTAATGAATAAATCATaacaaattagtgaaattgaaataaaacttatagaacataaatatataactataaTTATGGGAATAATATCATATGAGCACATCGATCGGTaacttaaaaaatatattatataatgttATAGTATAATAATTTAGCAAACtcgaaataaaaaatgaaaaatgaccATAATTATGATGCATCTATAAgttattcaattaaattatattataaataaatttaatgaactcaaaattaaaatataaaatataaaaaaattgcaatgattgtgaaaataaaaaagtaaaaatatcgaaaagaaaagataaaacaaaaaatgaaaaaggaaatggaaagaaaaatcAAAACAGAAAGTATTGTTGTGcagttaaatttattaaaaaaatattttttattcttaaaagaAAACGTGGCCTTATATTTTTAGGTAGGATTGTGATTACTGATTAGTGGCCATGTCCATAATTGGCTTTCAAAATTATTgaagtgaaaaaagaaaatataatctTTAGAAACTTTCCAAAataaattaagggtaatttagtaatgataataatttaaattaggtAATAAAATTTTTAAGGGTATTATGTGTACACATATTATGTGCATTTAGCACTACTCTATATAATAACCTAATCAACTTCTCCATAATAAAATTTGCACATATAAAAACACATAAATAATGGGTTTCATATGATTTTTGGCCAAAACATCCATGCACTTTTACtataattaatttgaaatatgAAGTGCAAATAACATTGTATATTAAGccgaaatttcaaaatttcgtCTAAAAATACATTGTTACCTTCTCAAGTTCTCATACTGTCATTTGTGAGCATCCACGTCAGCTCACATGACTTAAATTCATTCAGAAGGGTAGGTAACATACTAAAGTTAGATTTATCGTGTGGCCTAAAATacgtat
This window encodes:
- the LOC131005682 gene encoding probable aquaporin PIP1-4, whose protein sequence is MENKEEDVRVGANKFPEHQPIGTAAQSQDKDYKEPPPAPLFDASELASWSFYRAGIAEFIATFLFLYITVLTVMGVSKSDSKCATVGIQGIAWAFGGMIFALVYCTAGISGGHINPAVTFGLFLARKLSLNRAVFYMVMQCLGAICGAGVVKGFGKTLYMSKGGGANTVAHGYTKGSGLGAEIIGTFVLVYTVFSATDAKRSARDSHVPILAPLPIGFAVFLVHLATIPITGTGINPARSLGAAIIYNKSHAWDDHWIFWVGPFIGAALAALYHQVVIRAIPFKSK